From Desulfuromonadaceae bacterium, the proteins below share one genomic window:
- a CDS encoding U32 family peptidase — protein sequence MEAGADAVYCGLKDFSARAKAKNINFTDLGGMLNYAHRRQRKIYVTLNTLVKERELPQLIDTLATLVELGVDAVILQDLAVWRLAREYFPELELHASTQLTIHNVAGVRMLEELKFTRGVLARELSLAEITAIRAATTLELEHFVHGALCFSFSGQCFFSSWLGGKSGNRGRCTQPCRRRYRDRQRDGYYFSPNDLSVIDLLPELTNAGICSLKIEGRMKSAEYVYNVVGAYRRVLDARPADRNAELTRAKGQLRDSFGRPPTKGFLPAGEGRDIVVPQVKGATGRYLGDVAGVNGKTIQFKTRDILQVGDRIRVQPRSDQAGTAFTVKQIQSGKRSVATAATQSIVSVPSPFGDKFKVGDAVFKVSSREAFTLSDAACRRQLAAAGAVPLRLKLNALLHGDRLHLAAELPGVALEREYPLATVPAAESPLTVEILSKVFAKTGTHPWTLECLTTEELPTVIAPLSRLNEIRRDFYAELGTLVKNCREGLGRRRREQARAALLPFANGWQRGDSALVVAIERAQDLRILADLAVDEVLLPLTTANVDELDKAGRWRRGSENRIIWDLPFILIGERWDECRGLVEELHTRGFRRFRLNNLGHFPLFAGLHGLRLAGGYRLFTLNSQSAAAWRELGLVDVTLYLEDDRENITELLSRPLELNTEITVYGNVPLLTSRIPVPRKNAGQPLLSDRGEGYQVTVRQGLTIVRPEVDFSLLGHLGQLRALGCQRFVIELGHLGAFSPVAKKILDAYRHDRPVPQTSLFNFELGME from the coding sequence ATGGAAGCTGGTGCGGACGCGGTGTATTGTGGACTGAAGGACTTCTCCGCACGCGCCAAAGCCAAGAATATCAATTTTACTGATCTTGGTGGAATGCTGAATTATGCTCACCGTCGGCAGCGGAAAATTTATGTTACCCTCAACACGCTGGTCAAGGAGCGCGAACTCCCGCAACTGATCGATACCCTTGCCACCCTTGTGGAGCTTGGTGTTGATGCGGTGATTCTTCAGGATCTCGCCGTCTGGCGTCTGGCCCGTGAATATTTCCCGGAACTTGAATTGCACGCCTCAACCCAGCTGACAATCCACAATGTCGCCGGGGTGCGGATGCTCGAAGAGTTGAAATTCACGCGCGGCGTGTTGGCGCGCGAACTGAGTCTCGCTGAAATTACGGCGATCCGCGCGGCCACAACGTTGGAACTGGAACACTTTGTTCACGGGGCGCTCTGTTTCTCCTTTTCCGGTCAATGTTTCTTTTCTTCCTGGCTCGGTGGCAAAAGCGGTAATCGGGGGCGCTGCACGCAGCCCTGCAGGCGCCGTTATCGGGATCGTCAACGTGACGGCTACTATTTCTCCCCCAACGATCTTTCCGTCATTGACCTGCTTCCTGAATTGACAAACGCCGGGATTTGCAGTCTCAAGATTGAAGGGCGGATGAAGAGTGCCGAGTACGTTTATAATGTTGTCGGAGCTTATCGCCGTGTTCTTGATGCCCGGCCCGCTGACCGTAACGCAGAACTCACTCGCGCCAAAGGGCAGTTACGCGATTCGTTCGGTCGTCCGCCAACCAAAGGATTTTTGCCCGCCGGTGAAGGACGCGATATCGTCGTGCCACAGGTCAAGGGAGCAACCGGGCGCTATCTCGGGGATGTTGCCGGTGTAAACGGCAAAACGATTCAGTTCAAAACGCGTGACATCCTCCAGGTTGGTGACCGGATTCGCGTACAACCGCGATCTGATCAGGCGGGGACAGCGTTTACTGTGAAGCAGATCCAGTCCGGCAAACGTTCCGTCGCCACCGCCGCCACCCAATCAATCGTCAGTGTCCCCTCTCCCTTTGGTGACAAGTTCAAGGTTGGGGACGCCGTTTTTAAAGTCTCCTCGCGGGAGGCGTTTACGCTGAGCGATGCGGCCTGCCGCCGACAGCTGGCCGCAGCAGGAGCGGTTCCGTTAAGGCTGAAGTTAAATGCCTTGTTGCACGGTGACCGGCTGCATTTGGCAGCGGAATTGCCGGGGGTTGCTCTGGAACGTGAATATCCGCTCGCCACTGTTCCGGCAGCGGAAAGCCCGCTGACGGTGGAAATTTTATCCAAAGTCTTCGCAAAAACCGGCACACACCCCTGGACCCTGGAGTGTTTGACGACAGAGGAACTGCCGACAGTGATCGCTCCCCTCAGTCGGCTGAATGAGATCCGGCGGGATTTTTACGCCGAGCTCGGCACCCTGGTGAAAAACTGCCGGGAGGGGCTGGGTCGCCGCCGCCGGGAGCAGGCGCGGGCGGCGTTACTCCCCTTTGCGAATGGCTGGCAACGAGGCGATTCTGCGTTGGTCGTGGCTATCGAACGGGCACAGGATTTGCGAATTCTCGCTGACCTTGCCGTGGACGAAGTTTTGCTGCCGCTGACTACGGCTAATGTCGATGAACTGGATAAAGCCGGACGCTGGCGGCGGGGGAGCGAAAACAGGATCATCTGGGATCTTCCATTTATCCTCATTGGAGAACGCTGGGATGAATGCCGGGGACTGGTGGAGGAACTTCATACCCGGGGCTTTCGCCGTTTTCGGCTGAATAATCTCGGCCACTTCCCACTCTTTGCAGGATTGCACGGGTTGCGTCTCGCTGGCGGTTATCGTCTATTTACGCTCAACAGCCAGTCCGCCGCAGCCTGGCGTGAACTGGGACTGGTCGATGTCACCCTGTATCTGGAAGATGATCGTGAAAATATCACCGAACTGTTAAGCCGACCGCTGGAACTGAATACGGAGATAACCGTCTATGGAAATGTCCCGCTGTTGACTTCCCGGATTCCCGTGCCGCGTAAAAATGCCGGTCAACCACTGCTATCTGACCGGGGAGAAGGGTATCAGGTTACCGTTCGTCAAGGATTGACGATCGTCCGCCCGGAGGTTGATTTCTCGCTGCTCGGCCACCTGGGACAATTGCGTGCCCTCGGTTGCCAACGTTTTGTCATTGAACTCGGGCATCTCGGCGCATTTTCTCCCGTCGCCAAAAAAATCCTTGACGCCTACCGTCACGATCGACCGGTTCCGCAAACCTCGCTGTTCAATTTTGAACTGGGGATGGAATAG
- a CDS encoding NapC/NirT family cytochrome c translates to MATTLSDIPKAFIKGIAHSRIALLGAMIVTVIAPFLIGAVLYDLILHIENPYVAGAIYMILGPGFIGGLVLILLGLFFSKGQEDVKLFTLAYFRDKLADETGYEKIRKLVFLGVFLTGVNLFIVSLLAYSGYHYMESNAFCGEVCHVPMTPEYTAYQNSSHSRVHCVECHIGSGASWFVKSKISGVRQLYAVVADTFARPIETPVHGLRPARDTCEQCHRPEKFLGDKLVIKDKFLLDENNTHVKTVLLMKVGSAGDQAAKSHGIHWHVAPENEITYKAADWQRTIIPEVSQRTEMGKLVTYRSPEADEQLAAATHLQERTMDCMDCHNRPSHVFLPADKAIDEMLLSKDIPNSLPFIKQQAMQIVTNKEFATQDEARTAIANGLTEFYKKNYAAIYANDRAKVDQAIAGVQAAYQQNVFPEMGVQWESYASNIGHANDLGCFRCHNEEHEAPSGEVISMNCDTCHTILAEEEENPEILRTLLGK, encoded by the coding sequence ATGGCGACAACACTCAGCGATATTCCGAAGGCCTTTATCAAGGGCATTGCTCATAGCCGCATTGCCTTACTGGGAGCGATGATTGTAACCGTTATTGCTCCATTTCTGATTGGCGCAGTGCTTTATGATCTGATTCTGCACATTGAAAATCCGTATGTTGCCGGGGCGATTTACATGATCCTCGGTCCTGGCTTTATCGGCGGACTGGTTCTTATTCTGCTCGGACTGTTTTTCTCCAAAGGGCAGGAAGACGTCAAGCTTTTCACCTTGGCCTACTTTCGTGACAAGCTCGCCGACGAAACCGGTTACGAAAAAATTCGCAAACTGGTCTTCCTGGGGGTCTTCCTGACCGGGGTAAACCTGTTCATCGTCAGTCTTTTGGCCTACAGCGGCTACCATTACATGGAATCGAATGCCTTTTGCGGCGAGGTCTGCCATGTGCCGATGACCCCGGAGTACACCGCTTACCAAAATTCGTCTCATTCGCGTGTGCACTGCGTTGAGTGCCATATCGGCTCCGGCGCTTCCTGGTTTGTAAAATCCAAAATTTCTGGTGTCCGGCAACTCTACGCCGTGGTTGCAGATACTTTTGCCCGCCCGATTGAAACTCCGGTTCATGGCTTGCGCCCGGCGCGAGACACCTGTGAGCAATGTCATCGCCCGGAAAAATTTCTGGGCGACAAGCTGGTGATCAAGGACAAGTTTCTTCTTGACGAGAACAACACCCATGTTAAAACTGTCCTCCTCATGAAGGTCGGCAGTGCTGGCGACCAAGCCGCCAAATCGCACGGTATCCACTGGCACGTCGCCCCGGAAAATGAAATCACCTACAAAGCCGCTGACTGGCAGCGAACGATCATTCCTGAAGTTTCACAGCGCACCGAAATGGGCAAACTGGTAACTTATCGCTCTCCCGAAGCGGACGAACAACTGGCCGCAGCGACCCATCTGCAAGAACGAACAATGGATTGTATGGATTGTCATAACCGTCCGAGTCACGTCTTTTTACCGGCAGACAAAGCGATTGACGAGATGCTCCTGAGCAAGGATATTCCGAACTCTCTGCCCTTTATCAAACAACAGGCGATGCAGATTGTCACGAACAAGGAATTTGCTACCCAGGATGAGGCGCGCACAGCGATTGCTAACGGGCTGACCGAGTTCTACAAGAAAAATTATGCCGCTATCTACGCCAATGATCGGGCCAAAGTTGACCAGGCGATTGCCGGGGTGCAGGCAGCTTATCAGCAGAATGTCTTCCCGGAGATGGGTGTGCAGTGGGAATCCTATGCAAGTAATATCGGGCATGCCAATGATCTCGGTTGCTTCCGTTGTCACAATGAAGAGCACGAAGCGCCAAGTGGTGAGGTGATCTCGATGAATTGCGATACCTGTCACACCATTCTTGCCGAGGAGGAGGAAAATCCGGAAATTCTCCGCACTTTGCTGGGCAAATAA
- a CDS encoding GGDEF domain-containing protein has protein sequence MLDHVPIGQLVLDRNYTVLFWNRCLEIWTDISRNTIVGTSLFDHFPHLLANKYHARITSVLTNGLPETFSAQLHPHFFAAPLPGNKLRVFQTTIAALPAGDGNYALFSIQDVTSLMEAISTHQLALRRTRAEVEMRRAAEKRLLGRTDELQQLNQALKEKATRDGLTGLYNHRHFHLMLQRDFLLARRDGTDLGCLIIDLDFFKKVNDTHGHPCGDSILREFGELLLHRTRSSDFVARYGGEEFAILLTNTSLDGTVTFAEMLRNVIAEHVFRYGATRIQLTCSIGVASRLAHLPSYPKELLSFADRALYQAKALGRNRTESFVLP, from the coding sequence ATGCTCGATCATGTACCCATCGGCCAATTAGTTCTCGACCGCAACTACACCGTCCTCTTCTGGAATCGCTGTCTGGAAATCTGGACCGATATTTCCCGCAACACCATCGTCGGCACCAGCCTCTTCGATCATTTTCCCCACTTACTTGCCAACAAATACCATGCACGCATCACGTCGGTTTTGACCAACGGACTCCCGGAAACATTCTCGGCGCAATTACACCCCCATTTTTTTGCAGCACCGTTGCCCGGTAACAAATTGCGCGTATTTCAGACGACGATCGCCGCACTTCCGGCTGGCGATGGCAATTACGCCCTCTTCTCCATTCAGGATGTCACCAGTTTGATGGAAGCAATCAGCACCCATCAACTGGCTCTGCGCCGGACTCGTGCCGAGGTGGAAATGCGCCGTGCTGCCGAAAAAAGGCTTCTTGGTCGAACGGATGAGTTACAGCAGCTCAACCAGGCATTGAAAGAAAAAGCAACCCGTGATGGCCTGACCGGACTCTACAATCACCGCCACTTTCACCTGATGCTGCAACGCGACTTTCTGCTCGCTCGACGCGATGGCACAGATCTCGGCTGTTTGATTATTGATCTTGATTTTTTTAAAAAAGTCAATGACACCCACGGTCACCCGTGCGGTGACAGTATTTTGCGGGAATTTGGTGAGTTGTTGCTGCATCGCACCCGTAGCAGTGACTTCGTCGCGCGCTACGGTGGGGAGGAATTTGCGATCCTGCTGACCAATACTTCTCTGGATGGAACGGTAACTTTTGCAGAAATGTTACGCAATGTCATTGCCGAACACGTTTTCAGATATGGTGCGACCAGAATCCAGTTGACTTGCAGTATCGGCGTTGCCTCACGACTCGCGCACCTGCCCAGCTATCCCAAAGAGTTACTTTCTTTCGCTGACCGGGCTCTTTACCAAGCTAAAGCGCTGGGACGCAATCGCACCGAGAGCTTCGTCCTGCCGTAA
- a CDS encoding chemotaxis protein CheX, which produces MRVPNDAQLDALKEIVNVGVGRAAASLNELLETHIELDVPAVLILHPEHIDLQSTSLGSEQVACVRLNFEGSFAGTAALLFPPQSAINLVSALTGSDEDALQMNAVMAGTLSEVGNIVINAVIGSIGNLLEQAFEYSLPNYLEGHIKDLLRAPDTTTEYSILLIQTHFLASNKQIDGNIYIFFEVGSFDALLDSIDNILGAS; this is translated from the coding sequence ATGCGAGTACCGAACGACGCACAACTTGATGCGCTGAAAGAAATTGTCAATGTCGGTGTCGGACGAGCGGCGGCATCACTGAATGAACTCCTTGAGACCCACATTGAGCTTGATGTTCCTGCGGTATTGATTCTTCATCCGGAACACATTGATCTTCAGTCAACATCGCTTGGCAGCGAACAGGTTGCCTGTGTCCGCTTGAACTTTGAAGGGTCGTTTGCCGGGACTGCCGCCCTGCTCTTCCCACCGCAGAGCGCCATCAATCTGGTTAGCGCCTTAACGGGTAGTGACGAAGATGCGCTGCAGATGAATGCCGTGATGGCTGGAACGCTCAGCGAAGTCGGTAATATCGTGATTAACGCCGTCATCGGTTCGATCGGCAACCTGCTGGAGCAAGCGTTTGAATACTCGCTGCCAAATTATCTCGAAGGGCATATTAAAGATCTGTTGCGTGCCCCGGATACGACCACCGAATATTCGATTCTGTTGATTCAAACTCACTTTCTGGCCAGCAACAAACAGATTGACGGGAACATTTATATTTTCTTCGAGGTGGGCTCTTTCGACGCATTGCTTGACTCTATCGACAACATCCTTGGAGCTTCCTGA
- a CDS encoding sulfite exporter TauE/SafE family protein has product MTSALLWQAPLLVVVGAVAGCLNVIAGGGSLLTLPVLIFLGLPGATANGTNRIAIFCQNIFAINTFRLRGVFPLRLALWCTFPALVGSYIGAQLAVDISDELFRQVLGVIMIGVLLLTTFDPMKRWRTIAQELTPLRYTVLFVTFFGVGIYGGFVQAGVGFLIISALLVHGLDLVEINAIKVIVIFAFTSVALVIFIVHGQIDYSLGLSLAVGNSFGGWLGTHLSVSKGHSWIQRVVSVTVLVFAARLLLG; this is encoded by the coding sequence GTGACGTCTGCCCTGTTATGGCAGGCACCGCTGCTGGTGGTCGTCGGCGCAGTGGCCGGATGTCTCAACGTGATCGCCGGGGGGGGCTCGTTGTTGACTCTTCCGGTGCTGATTTTTCTCGGTCTGCCGGGGGCAACCGCCAACGGGACCAATCGGATCGCAATCTTTTGCCAAAATATTTTTGCGATCAACACCTTTCGCCTGCGCGGGGTGTTCCCGCTCCGCCTGGCGCTGTGGTGTACTTTTCCGGCGTTGGTCGGCAGCTACATTGGAGCCCAGCTGGCGGTCGATATCAGTGATGAGCTGTTCCGTCAAGTGCTGGGTGTCATTATGATCGGCGTGCTGCTCCTGACGACGTTTGATCCGATGAAGCGCTGGAGAACCATCGCCCAGGAGCTGACCCCGCTGCGCTACACGGTCCTCTTTGTGACTTTCTTCGGGGTCGGCATTTATGGTGGTTTTGTGCAGGCCGGAGTCGGCTTTCTGATTATCTCCGCCCTTTTGGTACATGGCCTCGATCTGGTCGAAATCAATGCGATCAAGGTCATCGTGATCTTTGCTTTTACCAGCGTTGCCCTGGTTATTTTCATTGTGCATGGCCAGATCGATTACTCTCTCGGCCTGTCGCTGGCGGTCGGCAATTCGTTCGGTGGCTGGCTTGGTACGCACTTGTCGGTGAGCAAAGGGCACAGCTGGATTCAGCGCGTGGTGAGTGTTACGGTACTGGTCTTCGCCGCCAGGTTGTTACTGGGATAG
- a CDS encoding cytochrome c3 family protein codes for MRMTRLLVALCIPFLLSSQALAGQHLAAGAETCLECHGDVVSAEEFAASVHGSNGCVACHVELINVELHQEGELMPGPVKCVRCHKKETAEHYSSVHMLNEIGCATCHATIHSQQPWKGDKRIASAKCAECHDGVSEEYQQSIHGKAVSGGNFDSAACLDCHNLHDIKEIGNAQDHRVRAFHTDVCQKCHADEKLMKKNGVYDIAFETYLKSYHGKNFELGYPELVAGCADCHTAHSILPHSDPKSSLNAENLVAICGTCHENSSAQFIKFYPHGEMTDKANYPLLYYTYVSMTGLLVGTFAVFWIHTLLWMFRGFVENREKKVALIAGHCHSLPDGHKIYRRFTKLHIFLHLLVITSFLLLSLTGIPLKFAEQEWATVMMNFYGGAPVAAFLHRVGAVITFAYFFAAIAMSIKFLFYRLESVADFFRRLFGPESLCPNLRDVRDVTAMIRWFMFIGPKPTFDRWTYWEKFDFLAVFWGMFAIGGSGLMLWFPEFFGMFLPGWVFNVATIIHSDEALLATGFIFTVHFFNTHGRPEKFPMDFVIFNGELPKEEFVEERGDQWKRYEEQGILEQYAKEKPSGVVYDFVLKGFGFAALFTGIALLILMIYAFTAGGHHF; via the coding sequence ATGAGGATGACCCGGTTGCTTGTTGCGCTATGTATTCCATTTTTGTTGAGTTCTCAGGCACTGGCCGGTCAGCATCTTGCTGCCGGGGCCGAGACCTGCCTTGAATGTCATGGTGATGTGGTTTCTGCTGAGGAGTTCGCGGCTTCGGTTCACGGTTCCAATGGCTGTGTTGCCTGTCACGTTGAACTGATAAATGTTGAGCTGCACCAGGAGGGTGAATTGATGCCCGGCCCGGTGAAGTGCGTGCGTTGCCACAAGAAAGAGACGGCGGAGCACTACTCAAGCGTGCACATGTTGAACGAAATCGGTTGCGCCACCTGCCACGCAACGATTCATTCCCAGCAGCCATGGAAGGGCGACAAACGAATCGCCAGCGCAAAATGCGCCGAATGCCATGATGGGGTGTCCGAGGAGTATCAGCAATCCATTCACGGGAAAGCTGTCAGCGGGGGGAACTTTGATTCAGCGGCCTGCCTCGATTGCCATAACCTTCACGACATCAAAGAAATCGGCAATGCCCAGGACCATCGGGTCCGTGCTTTTCACACGGATGTTTGCCAGAAATGTCATGCTGATGAAAAGTTGATGAAAAAGAATGGCGTTTACGACATCGCGTTTGAAACTTACCTGAAAAGTTACCACGGCAAAAACTTTGAACTCGGTTATCCTGAGCTGGTGGCCGGTTGCGCCGATTGTCACACCGCGCACTCCATTCTTCCGCATAGCGATCCAAAATCAAGCCTCAACGCGGAAAACCTGGTTGCGATCTGTGGCACGTGCCACGAAAATTCCTCTGCTCAATTTATCAAGTTCTACCCGCACGGAGAAATGACCGACAAGGCCAACTATCCGCTCCTTTACTACACCTATGTTTCAATGACCGGGTTGTTGGTGGGGACCTTTGCTGTTTTCTGGATTCATACCTTGTTGTGGATGTTCCGTGGTTTTGTCGAGAACCGTGAAAAGAAAGTGGCCCTCATTGCCGGGCACTGTCACTCCCTTCCTGACGGCCACAAAATCTATCGCCGTTTCACCAAATTACATATTTTCCTCCATCTGCTGGTCATCACCAGCTTCCTGCTGTTGTCACTGACCGGGATCCCGCTCAAATTCGCCGAGCAGGAATGGGCTACGGTCATGATGAATTTTTACGGCGGAGCGCCGGTTGCGGCCTTCTTGCACCGCGTCGGTGCGGTGATCACCTTCGCCTACTTTTTTGCCGCGATAGCGATGAGCATCAAGTTCCTTTTTTACCGACTCGAATCGGTAGCGGACTTCTTCAGACGCCTGTTCGGGCCTGAATCGCTTTGTCCCAACTTGCGTGACGTCCGTGACGTCACGGCCATGATTCGCTGGTTCATGTTCATCGGGCCAAAACCGACCTTCGATCGCTGGACCTACTGGGAAAAATTCGACTTCCTCGCCGTCTTCTGGGGGATGTTTGCCATCGGTGGGTCGGGGTTGATGCTCTGGTTTCCGGAGTTTTTCGGGATGTTCCTGCCCGGTTGGGTTTTCAACGTCGCCACAATCATCCATTCGGACGAAGCCCTGCTGGCGACCGGCTTCATCTTCACCGTCCACTTCTTTAATACTCACGGACGCCCCGAAAAGTTCCCGATGGACTTTGTTATCTTTAATGGCGAACTGCCGAAGGAAGAGTTCGTTGAAGAACGCGGCGATCAGTGGAAACGTTATGAGGAGCAGGGCATTCTTGAACAGTATGCCAAGGAAAAACCGAGCGGTGTCGTTTACGACTTTGTCTTGAAGGGCTTTGGTTTTGCGGCGTTGTTCACCGGGATTGCCCTGCTGATCTTGATGATTTATGCCTTCACTGCCGGCGGACATCATTTCTAG
- a CDS encoding tRNA threonylcarbamoyladenosine dehydratase, whose translation MTDQHSLSRMRLLTGKEGLAQLQAASVAVFGIGGVGSYAVEALARAGIGNLQLVDFDDICITNINRQIHALYNTIGRAKVEVMAERCREINPAINVVARKAFYSAETAAELLHQRFDYVLDCIDHITAKLHLIATCKGRDLPIIASMGAANKFDPTAIKVADLADTTRCRLARIMRRELRRRGIESGVRVVYSTEEFRPLGSEPSACGTDCVCPNREEQVWNCADRRVILGSSSWVPPIFGLTMAGAVVTALLGENVP comes from the coding sequence ATGACCGATCAACACAGTTTGTCACGGATGCGTCTCTTGACCGGCAAAGAGGGCTTGGCGCAATTACAGGCAGCCTCGGTGGCGGTTTTCGGTATTGGCGGCGTTGGCAGTTACGCTGTCGAGGCGCTGGCCCGCGCCGGGATCGGCAACTTGCAGCTGGTCGATTTCGATGACATCTGCATCACCAACATCAATCGGCAGATTCATGCCTTGTACAACACGATCGGTCGCGCCAAGGTCGAGGTCATGGCGGAACGTTGTCGGGAAATTAATCCGGCGATCAATGTTGTTGCGCGCAAAGCGTTTTATTCCGCTGAAACCGCGGCGGAATTATTGCATCAACGATTTGATTATGTGCTCGACTGCATCGATCACATTACGGCCAAACTCCACCTGATTGCGACCTGCAAGGGCCGCGACTTGCCGATCATTGCTTCGATGGGAGCGGCCAACAAGTTTGATCCGACGGCGATCAAGGTTGCTGATCTGGCGGACACCACCCGCTGTCGCCTGGCGCGAATCATGCGCCGCGAACTGCGCAGGCGCGGGATTGAGTCGGGCGTCCGGGTCGTCTATTCGACAGAAGAATTCCGTCCCTTGGGCAGCGAACCTTCCGCCTGTGGCACGGATTGTGTCTGTCCCAACCGGGAAGAACAGGTCTGGAATTGCGCTGATCGACGCGTGATTCTCGGCAGTTCTTCCTGGGTTCCGCCGATCTTCGGACTGACGATGGCCGGGGCGGTGGTAACCGCGCTCCTCGGCGAGAACGTGCCGTGA
- a CDS encoding ferritin family protein → MPQEFNMQTALKNAAQTEKNVMDFYLRATQIVTDPGAKKVFSTLAREEREHAASFFHLCAGELGTFDEFISAPSARLVIHEELETVLDQDVHERRAMELALREEEDLARQLEFTASHIVDPGVRQVFDRMAKETRNHYAIIESEYARMMGMVHETDIDTFVRE, encoded by the coding sequence ATGCCACAAGAATTCAATATGCAGACGGCGCTCAAAAATGCGGCCCAGACCGAAAAAAATGTGATGGATTTTTACCTTCGGGCGACGCAAATCGTCACCGATCCCGGTGCCAAGAAGGTCTTTTCAACCCTTGCCCGGGAGGAGCGCGAACATGCCGCAAGTTTTTTTCATCTTTGCGCGGGCGAGCTGGGGACTTTCGATGAATTTATCTCCGCACCCTCGGCCAGGCTGGTGATCCACGAAGAACTGGAAACAGTGCTTGATCAAGATGTTCATGAACGACGCGCCATGGAACTGGCACTGCGTGAAGAGGAGGATCTGGCCAGGCAGCTGGAATTTACCGCTTCCCACATTGTCGATCCTGGCGTGCGGCAGGTCTTTGATCGCATGGCAAAAGAGACCCGCAACCATTACGCAATTATCGAATCGGAATATGCCCGCATGATGGGGATGGTCCACGAAACAGATATTGATACGTTTGTCAGGGAGTAG
- a CDS encoding response regulator: protein MMKILVVDDSLFSRLHTCKPLREAGYDLVEATDGIEGLAAVDKHRPDFIITDLLMPNLDGIAFLAALKERGSMIPTLVLTADIQDSKRQQCLELGARGFLYKPVMKEKLLEEVAKLSDL, encoded by the coding sequence ATGATGAAAATTCTTGTTGTTGATGATTCACTCTTCTCTCGTTTGCACACCTGCAAGCCTCTGCGCGAGGCGGGGTATGACCTTGTTGAGGCCACAGATGGCATTGAGGGCCTGGCCGCAGTCGATAAACACCGGCCTGATTTCATTATTACCGACCTGTTGATGCCGAACCTTGATGGTATCGCTTTTCTGGCCGCACTCAAGGAACGTGGCAGCATGATACCGACACTGGTATTGACCGCTGACATTCAGGACAGCAAACGTCAACAATGTCTGGAGCTGGGAGCCAGAGGGTTTCTCTACAAACCGGTCATGAAAGAAAAACTTTTAGAGGAAGTTGCCAAACTGTCTGATCTGTAG
- the radC gene encoding DNA repair protein RadC gives MMRGIKDWPENERPREKLLRFGANTLSEAELLALILRTGDAVSGNSALDLARQLLHQFGSLRGLGQASSGDLCKIRGIGPAKAAELLAVFQLARRFASAPLQPGARFSSSAEVFHHYHEIVREARQESFYTLLLDSKNRVIREVHISQGSLNASIVHPREVFAPAVRESAAAILLVHNHPSGDPTPSREDIEITTRLRQAGELMGVRVLDHIIIGSGTYVSFADRGLLV, from the coding sequence ATCATGCGTGGAATCAAGGACTGGCCGGAGAATGAACGCCCACGGGAAAAGTTGCTCCGCTTTGGTGCAAACACCCTCAGTGAAGCAGAATTGCTGGCGTTGATCCTGCGCACCGGTGATGCCGTAAGTGGCAACAGCGCGCTGGATCTGGCTCGCCAGCTGCTCCATCAATTCGGCTCATTGAGAGGTTTGGGCCAGGCCAGTTCCGGTGATTTGTGCAAGATACGCGGTATTGGCCCGGCCAAAGCAGCGGAATTACTGGCAGTTTTTCAGTTAGCGCGGCGGTTCGCTTCTGCCCCGTTACAACCCGGCGCACGCTTTTCCAGCTCGGCTGAAGTTTTCCACCACTACCATGAGATCGTGCGTGAGGCACGACAGGAATCGTTCTACACCCTGTTGCTTGACAGCAAAAACCGCGTTATTCGCGAAGTGCATATTTCACAAGGGAGCCTGAATGCCAGCATTGTGCATCCACGCGAAGTGTTCGCTCCGGCTGTGCGCGAATCGGCGGCAGCCATCCTGCTGGTCCATAATCACCCGTCGGGGGACCCGACGCCAAGCCGCGAAGATATCGAAATCACCACCCGCCTGCGCCAGGCGGGGGAATTAATGGGCGTTCGCGTTCTCGACCATATAATTATCGGCAGCGGTACCTATGTCAGTTTTGCCGATCGGGGACTGCTGGTTTAG